One part of the Vicia villosa cultivar HV-30 ecotype Madison, WI linkage group LG6, Vvil1.0, whole genome shotgun sequence genome encodes these proteins:
- the LOC131609374 gene encoding disease resistance protein RUN1-like isoform X1, with translation MRISYDNNESYHHSVTCCEEDRWMQARPHKNLSITDHSTLRKCLLHPFHAMCGRKSNSKLSISSQVASAATSSDLIILSQDPSPSSSSDLNILTHAPTATSSFDFNILNQGATTTISSDFNILNNGATAVTSFDFNILNNGEASSSSLVSDNIQNNRYDVFISFRGSDTRNTFVDHLYAHLTGKGIFTFKDDMQLHKGGSISTQLRHAIKNSRVSVVVFSEDYPTSTWCLDEMSTIVNCCRNAKQIALPVFYDVDPSHVRRQNGVYEFAFDLHIKSNPHKVAEWKRDMTYLAEIAGYDIRNKPEFQEIKNIVQSITKKLDHRFLPSLDDLIGMQPHIEELESLLKLRSESDDRGCQVLGLWGMDGIGKTTLAKVLYDRISYQFDASCFIENVSKSYEDGGAIAVQKQIIHQTIKEFVLEGYSPSQISGVITRLYNMKVLIVLDDVDQLLELNINLKMLRPGSRIIITTRDVHILDLYEADIIHEIGLMNDNDARELLCRKAFKSDHSSSDYAELIPMILKYAQGLPLAIRVMGSFLYKRNTTQWRATLEGLENNPDSGIMKVLQSSFEGLEQREKEIFLHIACFFDGEREDYVKRILHACGLQPDIGIPVIAEKSYITIRNQEIHMHKMLQVLGKKIVREQHPDQPSLWSRLWLYSDFYDAMTTQPVIYLSLFSHDKNGNTFLHIYFTFPLFFF, from the exons ATGCGGATATCATATGATAATAATGAATCATATCACCATTCAGTGACTTGTTGCGAAGAAGATCGATGGATGCAAGCTCGACCTCACAAAAATCTG TCTATAACAGATCATTCAACTTTGAGAAAATGTCTGTTGCACCCGTTTCATGCCATGTGTGGTCGTAAGTCAAATTCCAAATTGAGCATCTCGAGTCAGGTTGCATCTGCTGCTACTTCATCTGACTTGATCATCTTAAGTCAGGATCCATCTCCTTCCAGTTCATCTGATTTGAACATCTTGACTCACGCTCCAACTGCTACCAGTTCATTCGATTTCAACATCTTGAATCAAGGTGCAACTACCACTATCTCATCTGATTTCAACATCTTGAATAATGGTGCAACTGCTGTTACCTCATTTGATTTCAACATCTTGAACAACGGTGAAGCCTCTAGTTCATCTTTGGTTTCTGATAACATTCAAAACAATAGATACGACGTGTTTATCAGTTTCAGAGGCTCCGACACGCGCAACACCTTTGTCGACCATCTCTACGCTCATCTCACTGGAAAAGGtatttttactttcaaagatgACATGCAGCTTCACAAAGGTGGATCCATTTCAACCCAACTTCGACACGCAATAAAAAACTCGCGTGTTTCTGTAGTTGTTTTCTCTGAAGATTATCCCACCTCAACCTGGTGTTTGGATGAAATGAGTACCATTGTTAATTGTTGTAGAAATGCAAAACAAATTGCTTTACCTGTTTTCTATGACGTTGATCCGTCTCATGTTCGACGACAAAATGGAGTCTATGAGTTTGCCTTTGATTTACACATCAAATCTAATCCACATAAGGTTGCTGAATGGAAGAGAGATATGACATATCTGGCTGAAATTGCCGGTTACGATATCAGGAACAA GCCAGAGTTTCAAGAGATTAAAAATATTGTTCAGTCAATAACAAAGAAGTTGGATCATAGATTCTTACCGAGTCTCGATGACCTTATAGGAATGCAACCTCATATAGAAGAATTAGAGAGCCTTTTGAAACTAAGGTCAGAATCAGATGATCGTGGTTGTCAAGTTTTAGGACTATGGGGTATGGATGGAATTGGAAAGACAACTCTTGCTAAAGTTTTGTATGACAGAATCTCATATCAATTTGATGCTTCTTGTTTCATTGAAAACGTTAGCAAAAGTTACGAAGATGGTGGCGCTATTGCTGTGCAGAAACAAATAATTCATCAAACTATAAAAGAATTTGTTTTAGAAGGATACAGTCCTTCTCAGATATCCGGAGTTATAACAAGGCTGTACAATATGAAGGTCCTTATAGTTCTTGACGATGTTGATCAACTGCTCGAGTTGAATATAAATCTCAAAATGCTTCGTCCGGGGAGTAGAATAATCATAACCACAAGAGATGTGCATATTCTTGATCTCTATGAAGCCGATATAATTCACGAGATTGGATTGATGAACGACAATGATGCGCGTGAACTTCTATGTAGAAAAGCCTTCAAAAGTGATCATTCTAGTAGTGATTATGCAGAACTTATTCCTATGATACTAAAATATGCTCAAGGTCTTCCATTAGCAATTAGAGTGATGGGTTCATTTTTGTACAAGAGAAATACTACCCAATGGAGAGCTACTTTGGAAGGATTGGAGAATAATCCAGATAGTGGAATCATGAAAGTTCTTCAATCAAGTTTTGAAGGACTCGAGCaaagagagaaagaaatattCTTGCACATTGCTTGCTTCTTTGATGGGGAGAGGGAGGATTATGTAAAGAGGATTCTACATGCTTGTGGACTGCAGCCTGATATTGGAATTCCAGTTATTGCTGAAAAATCGTACATAACCATTAGAAACCAGGAAATTCATATGCATAAAATGTTACAAGTGTTGGGGAAGAAAATTGTTCGGGAACAACATCCTGATCAACCAAGCTTATGGAGTAGATTGTGGCTTTATAGTGATTTCTATGATGCCATGACTACACAACCGGTAATATATCTCTCCCTCTTCTCTCATGATAAAAATGGTAATACATTTCTTCATATATATTTTACATttccattatttttcttttaa
- the LOC131609374 gene encoding disease resistance protein RUN1-like isoform X2, with protein sequence MDASSTSQKSDHSTLRKCLLHPFHAMCGRKSNSKLSISSQVASAATSSDLIILSQDPSPSSSSDLNILTHAPTATSSFDFNILNQGATTTISSDFNILNNGATAVTSFDFNILNNGEASSSSLVSDNIQNNRYDVFISFRGSDTRNTFVDHLYAHLTGKGIFTFKDDMQLHKGGSISTQLRHAIKNSRVSVVVFSEDYPTSTWCLDEMSTIVNCCRNAKQIALPVFYDVDPSHVRRQNGVYEFAFDLHIKSNPHKVAEWKRDMTYLAEIAGYDIRNKPEFQEIKNIVQSITKKLDHRFLPSLDDLIGMQPHIEELESLLKLRSESDDRGCQVLGLWGMDGIGKTTLAKVLYDRISYQFDASCFIENVSKSYEDGGAIAVQKQIIHQTIKEFVLEGYSPSQISGVITRLYNMKVLIVLDDVDQLLELNINLKMLRPGSRIIITTRDVHILDLYEADIIHEIGLMNDNDARELLCRKAFKSDHSSSDYAELIPMILKYAQGLPLAIRVMGSFLYKRNTTQWRATLEGLENNPDSGIMKVLQSSFEGLEQREKEIFLHIACFFDGEREDYVKRILHACGLQPDIGIPVIAEKSYITIRNQEIHMHKMLQVLGKKIVREQHPDQPSLWSRLWLYSDFYDAMTTQPVIYLSLFSHDKNGNTFLHIYFTFPLFFF encoded by the exons ATGGATGCAAGCTCGACCTCACAAAAATCTG ATCATTCAACTTTGAGAAAATGTCTGTTGCACCCGTTTCATGCCATGTGTGGTCGTAAGTCAAATTCCAAATTGAGCATCTCGAGTCAGGTTGCATCTGCTGCTACTTCATCTGACTTGATCATCTTAAGTCAGGATCCATCTCCTTCCAGTTCATCTGATTTGAACATCTTGACTCACGCTCCAACTGCTACCAGTTCATTCGATTTCAACATCTTGAATCAAGGTGCAACTACCACTATCTCATCTGATTTCAACATCTTGAATAATGGTGCAACTGCTGTTACCTCATTTGATTTCAACATCTTGAACAACGGTGAAGCCTCTAGTTCATCTTTGGTTTCTGATAACATTCAAAACAATAGATACGACGTGTTTATCAGTTTCAGAGGCTCCGACACGCGCAACACCTTTGTCGACCATCTCTACGCTCATCTCACTGGAAAAGGtatttttactttcaaagatgACATGCAGCTTCACAAAGGTGGATCCATTTCAACCCAACTTCGACACGCAATAAAAAACTCGCGTGTTTCTGTAGTTGTTTTCTCTGAAGATTATCCCACCTCAACCTGGTGTTTGGATGAAATGAGTACCATTGTTAATTGTTGTAGAAATGCAAAACAAATTGCTTTACCTGTTTTCTATGACGTTGATCCGTCTCATGTTCGACGACAAAATGGAGTCTATGAGTTTGCCTTTGATTTACACATCAAATCTAATCCACATAAGGTTGCTGAATGGAAGAGAGATATGACATATCTGGCTGAAATTGCCGGTTACGATATCAGGAACAA GCCAGAGTTTCAAGAGATTAAAAATATTGTTCAGTCAATAACAAAGAAGTTGGATCATAGATTCTTACCGAGTCTCGATGACCTTATAGGAATGCAACCTCATATAGAAGAATTAGAGAGCCTTTTGAAACTAAGGTCAGAATCAGATGATCGTGGTTGTCAAGTTTTAGGACTATGGGGTATGGATGGAATTGGAAAGACAACTCTTGCTAAAGTTTTGTATGACAGAATCTCATATCAATTTGATGCTTCTTGTTTCATTGAAAACGTTAGCAAAAGTTACGAAGATGGTGGCGCTATTGCTGTGCAGAAACAAATAATTCATCAAACTATAAAAGAATTTGTTTTAGAAGGATACAGTCCTTCTCAGATATCCGGAGTTATAACAAGGCTGTACAATATGAAGGTCCTTATAGTTCTTGACGATGTTGATCAACTGCTCGAGTTGAATATAAATCTCAAAATGCTTCGTCCGGGGAGTAGAATAATCATAACCACAAGAGATGTGCATATTCTTGATCTCTATGAAGCCGATATAATTCACGAGATTGGATTGATGAACGACAATGATGCGCGTGAACTTCTATGTAGAAAAGCCTTCAAAAGTGATCATTCTAGTAGTGATTATGCAGAACTTATTCCTATGATACTAAAATATGCTCAAGGTCTTCCATTAGCAATTAGAGTGATGGGTTCATTTTTGTACAAGAGAAATACTACCCAATGGAGAGCTACTTTGGAAGGATTGGAGAATAATCCAGATAGTGGAATCATGAAAGTTCTTCAATCAAGTTTTGAAGGACTCGAGCaaagagagaaagaaatattCTTGCACATTGCTTGCTTCTTTGATGGGGAGAGGGAGGATTATGTAAAGAGGATTCTACATGCTTGTGGACTGCAGCCTGATATTGGAATTCCAGTTATTGCTGAAAAATCGTACATAACCATTAGAAACCAGGAAATTCATATGCATAAAATGTTACAAGTGTTGGGGAAGAAAATTGTTCGGGAACAACATCCTGATCAACCAAGCTTATGGAGTAGATTGTGGCTTTATAGTGATTTCTATGATGCCATGACTACACAACCGGTAATATATCTCTCCCTCTTCTCTCATGATAAAAATGGTAATACATTTCTTCATATATATTTTACATttccattatttttcttttaa
- the LOC131609374 gene encoding disease resistance protein RUN1-like isoform X3 — protein MRISYDNNESYHHSVTCCEEDRWMQARPHKNLSITDHSTLRKCLLHPFHAMCGRKSNSKLSISSQVASAATSSDLIILSQDPSPSSSSDLNILTHAPTATSSFDFNILNQGATTTISSDFNILNNGATAVTSFDFNILNNGEASSSSLVSDNIQNNRYDVFISFRGSDTRNTFVDHLYAHLTGKGIFTFKDDMQLHKGGSISTQLRHAIKNSRVSVVVFSEDYPTSTWCLDEMSTIVNCCRNAKQIALPVFYDVDPSHVRRQNGVYEFAFDLHIKSNPHKVAEWKRDMTYLAEIAGYDIRNKPEFQEIKNIVQSITKKLDHRFLPSLDDLIGMQPHIEELESLLKLRSESDDRGCQVLGLWGMDGIGKTTLAKVLYDRISYQFDASCFIENVSKSYEDGGAIAVQKQIIHQTIKEFVLEGYSPSQISGVITRLYNMKVLIVLDDVDQLLELNINLKMLRPGSRIIITTRDVHILDLYEADIIHEIGLMNDNDARELLCRKAFKSDHSSSDYAELIPMILKYAQGLPLAIRVMGSFLYKRNTTQWRATLEGLENNPDSGIMKVLQSSFEGLEQREKEIFLHIACFFDGEREDYVKRILHACGLQPDIGIPVIAEKSYITIRNQEIHMHKMLQVLGKKIVREQHPDQPSLWSRLWLYSDFYDAMTTQPCR, from the exons ATGCGGATATCATATGATAATAATGAATCATATCACCATTCAGTGACTTGTTGCGAAGAAGATCGATGGATGCAAGCTCGACCTCACAAAAATCTG TCTATAACAGATCATTCAACTTTGAGAAAATGTCTGTTGCACCCGTTTCATGCCATGTGTGGTCGTAAGTCAAATTCCAAATTGAGCATCTCGAGTCAGGTTGCATCTGCTGCTACTTCATCTGACTTGATCATCTTAAGTCAGGATCCATCTCCTTCCAGTTCATCTGATTTGAACATCTTGACTCACGCTCCAACTGCTACCAGTTCATTCGATTTCAACATCTTGAATCAAGGTGCAACTACCACTATCTCATCTGATTTCAACATCTTGAATAATGGTGCAACTGCTGTTACCTCATTTGATTTCAACATCTTGAACAACGGTGAAGCCTCTAGTTCATCTTTGGTTTCTGATAACATTCAAAACAATAGATACGACGTGTTTATCAGTTTCAGAGGCTCCGACACGCGCAACACCTTTGTCGACCATCTCTACGCTCATCTCACTGGAAAAGGtatttttactttcaaagatgACATGCAGCTTCACAAAGGTGGATCCATTTCAACCCAACTTCGACACGCAATAAAAAACTCGCGTGTTTCTGTAGTTGTTTTCTCTGAAGATTATCCCACCTCAACCTGGTGTTTGGATGAAATGAGTACCATTGTTAATTGTTGTAGAAATGCAAAACAAATTGCTTTACCTGTTTTCTATGACGTTGATCCGTCTCATGTTCGACGACAAAATGGAGTCTATGAGTTTGCCTTTGATTTACACATCAAATCTAATCCACATAAGGTTGCTGAATGGAAGAGAGATATGACATATCTGGCTGAAATTGCCGGTTACGATATCAGGAACAA GCCAGAGTTTCAAGAGATTAAAAATATTGTTCAGTCAATAACAAAGAAGTTGGATCATAGATTCTTACCGAGTCTCGATGACCTTATAGGAATGCAACCTCATATAGAAGAATTAGAGAGCCTTTTGAAACTAAGGTCAGAATCAGATGATCGTGGTTGTCAAGTTTTAGGACTATGGGGTATGGATGGAATTGGAAAGACAACTCTTGCTAAAGTTTTGTATGACAGAATCTCATATCAATTTGATGCTTCTTGTTTCATTGAAAACGTTAGCAAAAGTTACGAAGATGGTGGCGCTATTGCTGTGCAGAAACAAATAATTCATCAAACTATAAAAGAATTTGTTTTAGAAGGATACAGTCCTTCTCAGATATCCGGAGTTATAACAAGGCTGTACAATATGAAGGTCCTTATAGTTCTTGACGATGTTGATCAACTGCTCGAGTTGAATATAAATCTCAAAATGCTTCGTCCGGGGAGTAGAATAATCATAACCACAAGAGATGTGCATATTCTTGATCTCTATGAAGCCGATATAATTCACGAGATTGGATTGATGAACGACAATGATGCGCGTGAACTTCTATGTAGAAAAGCCTTCAAAAGTGATCATTCTAGTAGTGATTATGCAGAACTTATTCCTATGATACTAAAATATGCTCAAGGTCTTCCATTAGCAATTAGAGTGATGGGTTCATTTTTGTACAAGAGAAATACTACCCAATGGAGAGCTACTTTGGAAGGATTGGAGAATAATCCAGATAGTGGAATCATGAAAGTTCTTCAATCAAGTTTTGAAGGACTCGAGCaaagagagaaagaaatattCTTGCACATTGCTTGCTTCTTTGATGGGGAGAGGGAGGATTATGTAAAGAGGATTCTACATGCTTGTGGACTGCAGCCTGATATTGGAATTCCAGTTATTGCTGAAAAATCGTACATAACCATTAGAAACCAGGAAATTCATATGCATAAAATGTTACAAGTGTTGGGGAAGAAAATTGTTCGGGAACAACATCCTGATCAACCAAGCTTATGGAGTAGATTGTGGCTTTATAGTGATTTCTATGATGCCATGACTACACAACCG